A section of the Sedimentisphaera cyanobacteriorum genome encodes:
- a CDS encoding right-handed parallel beta-helix repeat-containing protein: MNNKPGFIKIFLSALIFVCTALGHTLRIDDFLSENDNDIYASFEKAIAEAQNLPGESIIELSGKTYAFPPREDSWCCLKLKDISNLIIEGNQSTVMLSPGNNFIYLAGCSSIEIRNLKIDYSRLPFIQGRIVKAFPEDGVLLGKTAEGFSPITAEENLRHCALLEEIKYTHKWFYLSSVEKLSDTIIKLKAKPEHKGRISEVQEGMNFVFAAPELSKKQREKRFDTKKIRGSRVFQTTPSGVFQAAECENLKFSNIRHYISPSMTYRLTGCRKVQMERVQILKKPRTERLAASLSDGMHIKDCDAVRIESCHFEALLDDSVNISSMAYEVLKQLSPAVYKVRYGNIIWYDAPVKKGQTALLFDPLKAEITDRIKIEQVKFTANRERIITLARPPENIDIEAIKNEGLRPSFFVQTEDPAIVTNCTFRNQMKVGIVARTPARIRNCDFSRTAMGVHSFNSFKFAEGPIPEDIVIRNNTFSEILYCPISVSRLGKGELKPAGGAVTIDSNQITMDSDCGVSVSGIKDVSIVRNIIYPSDRPLPALEPIKIRNCADVTLVPVGKGFFELSK, encoded by the coding sequence TTGAATAACAAACCGGGCTTTATAAAAATCTTTTTGTCTGCTCTGATTTTCGTATGCACCGCTTTAGGGCACACGCTGAGAATCGATGATTTTCTAAGTGAAAATGACAATGATATATATGCCTCCTTTGAAAAGGCGATTGCCGAGGCTCAGAATTTGCCCGGAGAATCGATTATTGAGCTCTCCGGAAAAACCTACGCTTTCCCGCCGAGGGAAGACAGCTGGTGCTGTTTGAAGCTTAAGGACATTTCTAATTTAATCATAGAGGGAAACCAGAGCACTGTGATGCTCAGCCCGGGGAATAATTTTATTTATCTCGCAGGCTGCAGCAGCATCGAAATCCGAAACCTCAAGATAGACTATTCCCGTCTGCCTTTTATTCAGGGAAGGATTGTAAAGGCATTCCCCGAAGACGGCGTTCTGCTCGGGAAAACCGCCGAAGGCTTCAGCCCGATAACTGCTGAAGAAAACCTTAGACACTGCGCTTTGCTGGAAGAGATAAAATATACGCATAAATGGTTCTACCTCAGCTCGGTGGAAAAGCTCTCAGATACCATTATAAAACTAAAGGCAAAGCCCGAACACAAGGGCAGAATATCAGAAGTGCAGGAGGGGATGAATTTTGTTTTCGCTGCACCTGAGCTTTCCAAGAAGCAAAGAGAAAAGCGTTTTGATACAAAAAAGATTCGCGGAAGCAGGGTTTTCCAGACAACCCCTTCAGGTGTGTTTCAAGCGGCCGAATGCGAGAACCTGAAGTTTAGCAATATTCGCCATTATATAAGCCCTTCAATGACATACCGCCTCACCGGCTGCCGGAAAGTGCAGATGGAACGGGTTCAGATTCTCAAAAAGCCGCGTACAGAAAGGCTTGCCGCTTCACTATCTGACGGTATGCACATAAAAGACTGCGACGCAGTTCGTATTGAGAGCTGCCATTTTGAGGCCCTTCTGGATGATTCGGTAAATATTTCGTCTATGGCTTATGAAGTTCTAAAGCAGCTTTCCCCGGCAGTATATAAGGTTCGATACGGCAATATCATCTGGTACGACGCGCCGGTGAAAAAGGGGCAGACAGCTCTTCTCTTCGATCCGCTCAAGGCCGAAATTACAGACCGCATAAAAATTGAGCAGGTGAAATTCACTGCAAACAGAGAGCGGATTATAACGCTTGCCCGTCCGCCGGAGAACATTGATATAGAAGCAATAAAGAATGAGGGGCTTAGACCAAGCTTTTTTGTTCAAACTGAGGATCCTGCAATAGTTACAAACTGCACCTTCCGCAATCAGATGAAGGTGGGGATTGTGGCCAGAACCCCGGCACGCATAAGAAACTGCGATTTCAGCAGAACAGCTATGGGAGTGCACAGCTTCAATTCATTCAAATTCGCTGAAGGCCCGATACCCGAAGATATTGTAATAAGAAACAACACCTTCTCCGAGATTCTATACTGTCCGATTTCTGTAAGCCGGCTCGGAAAGGGCGAGCTCAAGCCCGCCGGCGGGGCGGTAACAATAGACAGCAATCAGATTACGATGGATTCAGACTGCGGCGTATCCGTGAGCGGGATTAAGGATGTTAGTATTGTGCGAAATATCATATATCCCTCAGACAGGCCTCTGCCAGCTCTTGAGCCGATAAAAATCAGAAACTGCGCCGATGTTACCCTTGTCCCCGTGGGCAAGGGATTCTTCGAGCTCTCAAAATAA
- the miaB gene encoding tRNA (N6-isopentenyl adenosine(37)-C2)-methylthiotransferase MiaB — translation MNKNKLYIVSFGCQMNKLDTSLVEAEFTKEGFELTNNQNEADVILMNTCSVREHAEQRVLSRLGYAKHLKRSGRKVVVGVIGCMAQRLGSSLLERDEVDIVCGPGQIPELKAMVLKKLEDRKGGILNVSAHIRKSPSPQNSNMLDEFELENSPNLTEHKNKAFVRVMRGCNNFCSYCIVPFVRGPEISRSPEKILQQIRRLADSGVRQITLLGQTVNSYRHKENGTEYRLHNLLEKTAEIDGIEWISFVTNYPYMDYTAPLFKAVADIDKVCPYLHLPAQSGSERILKAMNRKYSAEDYIRLIDEAREYVPDIAVAGDFIVGFPGETDEDFRDTEKLVERIRYKNIFAFKYSPRPGTSTEKRLEDNVPDKVKRERNIKLLALQESISSEDNKKFEGEVFRVFVEGKSSKGHLNSAENQIHPQLIGRTAGDYIVVFNGPEELAGKFADVSIEKTSALTLFGTLLERRS, via the coding sequence ATGAATAAAAATAAACTTTACATAGTCAGCTTCGGCTGCCAGATGAACAAACTGGACACAAGCCTTGTAGAAGCGGAATTCACGAAAGAGGGATTCGAGCTAACTAATAACCAAAATGAGGCGGACGTAATACTTATGAACACCTGTTCGGTGCGAGAGCATGCCGAACAGCGGGTTCTCTCCCGCCTCGGATATGCAAAACACCTCAAACGCAGCGGTCGCAAGGTTGTTGTGGGTGTAATCGGGTGCATGGCTCAGAGACTCGGCAGCTCCCTTCTCGAGAGGGACGAAGTGGATATTGTTTGCGGGCCCGGGCAGATTCCGGAGCTCAAAGCGATGGTGCTGAAAAAGCTGGAAGACCGAAAAGGCGGGATTCTTAACGTTTCGGCTCATATCAGAAAATCACCCTCTCCTCAAAACTCAAATATGCTTGATGAGTTTGAGCTTGAGAACTCGCCAAACCTGACTGAACACAAAAACAAGGCGTTTGTGCGGGTAATGAGGGGCTGCAACAACTTCTGCAGCTACTGCATCGTGCCTTTTGTACGCGGGCCGGAAATATCCAGAAGCCCCGAGAAAATCCTCCAGCAGATACGCAGGCTCGCAGATTCGGGCGTCAGGCAGATTACCCTGCTCGGGCAGACCGTAAACTCCTACAGGCATAAAGAAAACGGGACCGAATACCGCCTGCATAATCTGCTTGAGAAAACCGCCGAGATCGACGGGATTGAATGGATCAGCTTTGTTACCAACTATCCGTATATGGATTATACCGCCCCGCTTTTCAAGGCGGTCGCAGATATCGACAAGGTTTGCCCGTATCTGCATCTGCCCGCCCAGAGCGGGTCTGAGCGTATCCTGAAGGCTATGAATCGAAAATACTCTGCGGAAGATTACATCCGCCTGATAGATGAGGCCCGAGAATACGTTCCGGATATTGCTGTTGCGGGGGATTTTATCGTGGGCTTCCCCGGGGAAACCGATGAGGATTTCCGCGATACAGAGAAGCTCGTTGAGCGGATCCGATACAAGAACATCTTCGCGTTCAAATATTCACCGCGGCCCGGGACAAGCACCGAGAAGCGTCTTGAGGATAACGTGCCCGACAAGGTAAAGCGGGAGAGGAATATTAAACTGCTCGCCCTTCAGGAATCTATCAGCAGCGAGGACAACAAAAAATTCGAGGGCGAAGTATTTCGGGTATTCGTGGAAGGAAAGAGCAGCAAAGGCCATCTCAACAGCGCAGAAAATCAAATCCACCCCCAGCTTATCGGAAGAACTGCCGGGGATTATATAGTTGTGTTTAACGGCCCAGAAGAGCTTGCAGGAAAATTTGCAGACGTTAGTATAGAGAAAACCTCCGCACTCACGCTTTTCGGAACGCTCTTAGAGAGACGAAGCTAA
- a CDS encoding TIGR00282 family metallophosphoesterase, whose amino-acid sequence MKLNILCIGDIVGRPGREVLEKVLPGLKSAHGIDCVIANAENSAAGSGITPKLYKSVRACGVDIITLGDHAYKRREIVPILEENRDIIRPANLSRSAPGCSEVIFNTAKGASVGVISLIGRVFMQPANCPFEHCDNILGRLRKQADIIVAEVHGEATSEKAALAHYLDGKVSFVFGTHTHVQTADERILPKGTGFITDIGMTGPFHSIIGRDIENVIKSMRTQVNFPFDVASEDLRLSGVIAVIDTASGKTESVTRVIEKS is encoded by the coding sequence TTGAAGCTTAATATACTTTGCATTGGGGATATTGTCGGAAGGCCGGGCAGGGAGGTTCTTGAAAAGGTTCTCCCCGGGCTGAAAAGTGCGCACGGGATAGACTGCGTAATAGCGAATGCGGAAAACAGCGCAGCCGGCTCCGGCATCACTCCAAAACTCTACAAGTCTGTCAGGGCCTGCGGAGTTGATATAATCACCCTCGGAGACCATGCCTACAAAAGGCGGGAAATCGTTCCCATACTTGAAGAGAACCGCGATATAATAAGGCCCGCAAACCTGAGCCGGTCTGCCCCGGGATGTTCTGAGGTGATTTTCAATACAGCAAAGGGGGCATCAGTGGGAGTTATCTCCCTTATCGGAAGGGTCTTTATGCAGCCTGCGAACTGCCCGTTTGAGCATTGCGATAATATCCTCGGAAGGCTCAGAAAACAGGCGGATATCATAGTAGCGGAAGTGCACGGGGAAGCGACCAGCGAAAAGGCTGCCTTAGCCCATTACCTCGACGGAAAGGTGAGCTTTGTATTTGGAACTCATACGCACGTGCAAACCGCTGATGAGAGAATTCTCCCTAAAGGGACGGGCTTTATCACTGATATCGGCATGACAGGCCCGTTTCATTCAATCATAGGCCGTGATATTGAAAACGTTATAAAGTCAATGCGCACTCAGGTGAATTTTCCCTTCGATGTGGCATCAGAAGATTTGAGGCTCTCCGGAGTGATTGCAGTGATAGACACCGCTTCAGGGAAGACTGAATCAGTTACGCGCGTAATTGAAAAATCCTAA
- a CDS encoding Ppx/GppA phosphatase family protein, with protein MNDFEGKNLPETRAVIDIGSTSIRMVIAEIKPDGIRQIETLSKDTNLGRDTFKKGLISIETAEICVSVLRGFKRVLAEYGIDSPERIKAVATSAVREAKNSETFVDRVYMAVGIKVDVIDGADVNRLTFFGLQKAFSSEPVLADNKVLVVEVGGGSLELIGMDRGRVSFSQTYRLGSFRLRERVENVAAGPNETLEIYEAEISKTVRQIHEYLGRTANQKLLALGGDARFAASMLNKKWDGESISSINLSSLNRLVESVINQNEESLVQKYNMSFADAETLAPALKILACLAGELHIRSILVGTSTLRDGLLYELANGGAWTRSFMEQVEYSVRTVGEKYGYTREHADFVKDISLRLFREMKFEHKLSRHYEGILVVAALLHDIGKYISNRSHHKHSQYLIENSDIFGLSDRDTSIAALVARYHRRSLPKASHEKYVSLDKDTRLTVKKLGSILRVADSLDYSRQFKAEDISIERTNSELLFKISTNRDIAAEKVVVSEKSEWFERVYGHKVKFTAC; from the coding sequence ATGAATGATTTTGAAGGAAAAAATCTGCCTGAAACAAGGGCGGTTATAGATATAGGTTCAACTTCCATCAGGATGGTGATTGCGGAGATCAAACCAGACGGCATCCGCCAGATTGAAACTCTCAGCAAAGATACCAACCTCGGCAGAGACACCTTCAAGAAAGGCCTGATCAGCATTGAAACCGCAGAGATCTGCGTTTCCGTTCTCCGGGGATTCAAGCGGGTGCTTGCAGAATACGGCATCGACAGCCCTGAGAGAATCAAGGCCGTAGCTACAAGCGCAGTGCGTGAGGCAAAAAACAGCGAAACATTCGTTGACCGCGTTTATATGGCAGTTGGTATAAAGGTTGATGTAATAGACGGGGCAGATGTAAACCGCCTTACATTCTTCGGCCTTCAAAAGGCCTTTAGCAGTGAACCTGTGCTTGCAGATAATAAAGTGCTTGTTGTAGAGGTTGGCGGCGGGTCGCTTGAGCTTATAGGGATGGATAGAGGACGGGTTTCGTTCTCCCAGACCTACCGGCTCGGGTCATTCCGGCTCCGGGAGAGGGTGGAAAATGTTGCTGCCGGCCCCAACGAAACTCTCGAGATATACGAAGCGGAGATTTCAAAAACCGTACGCCAGATTCACGAATATCTCGGCAGGACTGCAAATCAGAAGCTGCTTGCTCTGGGCGGTGATGCAAGGTTCGCCGCCTCGATGCTCAATAAAAAATGGGATGGCGAGTCTATCTCTTCGATAAATCTTTCATCTCTAAACAGGCTTGTTGAGTCTGTTATAAATCAAAACGAAGAAAGCCTCGTTCAAAAGTACAATATGTCTTTTGCAGATGCCGAAACACTCGCCCCGGCCCTGAAGATACTTGCCTGCCTCGCAGGCGAACTGCATATACGTTCGATCCTCGTGGGCACTTCCACCCTGCGCGACGGGCTTTTGTATGAGCTTGCTAACGGAGGGGCCTGGACAAGAAGCTTTATGGAGCAGGTGGAATATTCAGTCAGAACGGTGGGCGAGAAATACGGCTATACCCGTGAGCACGCTGATTTTGTGAAGGATATATCTCTGAGGCTTTTCAGAGAAATGAAATTTGAGCATAAACTCTCCCGCCATTATGAAGGAATACTTGTGGTGGCGGCTCTTCTGCACGATATCGGCAAATATATCAGCAACAGAAGCCATCACAAACACAGTCAGTATCTAATTGAAAACAGCGACATATTCGGCCTGAGCGATAGAGACACCTCAATCGCTGCCCTTGTTGCAAGGTATCACCGCCGGTCTTTGCCGAAGGCCTCACATGAGAAGTATGTTTCGCTGGATAAGGATACAAGACTCACTGTAAAAAAACTCGGCTCTATACTTCGCGTGGCTGATTCTCTGGACTACAGCAGGCAGTTCAAGGCTGAAGATATATCTATAGAACGAACAAACAGCGAACTTTTATTCAAGATTTCAACTAATAGAGATATAGCCGCTGAGAAAGTCGTGGTCAGCGAGAAGTCTGAATGGTTTGAAAGGGTTTACGGCCATAAAGTGAAATTCACTGCCTGCTGA
- the ppk1 gene encoding polyphosphate kinase 1, with product MRKDIACTNRELSWIEFNFRVLYQAFDKNNPLLERLKFIAITASNLDEFIMVRVGGLMYMRKKGKRRKDPSGMTPYAQLKAINKRVNQMYREQYTHYSKTLEPALAEKGFNRKRYNELSPEQKSFLSDYVSRELAPVLTPSAVELGAVKPLIHNLELHILARIQGDKKDRDKYAVMPLGFETKRFIILPSEAGRCEFILLEDAVKAHISNWFEGCRVLECCSFRPTRNADIELQEDEAPDLLTGMEEVLEERKSSDCIRLEIESGMSEKGGEFLRELLECGKRWTFRLDGPLNLKAFMDMTSIEGFESLKNEPWQPQPSDQIDPSAGIFEQIQKKDILLYHPYESFDPVIRFVEEAAGDPSVLSIKLVIYRTSSKSPMVAALKRAAENGKYVTALLELKARFDERSNIEWARMLENSGVQVIYGVKGLKTHSKVCVVVRREEAGVVRYVHYGTGNYNDKTAKLYSDISYMTCNEALGFDATAFFNSVSGYSQPQNLRRLYMSPITLRKKITQMIEAETERAKNSQKAEITAKMNSLVDKNLIEKLYAASQAGVEIKLNVRGICCLKPGVEGLSENITVTSIVDRFLEHARIYCFYHGGNENIFISSADWMTRNLDKRVELLVPIDSANCKKRLKSFLNTHLADNVSSWTLLPDGSYKKNRPKKGEKRIRSQEQLYLQACRRTERKRGKVVDQLTPHMGENY from the coding sequence ATGAGAAAAGACATTGCCTGCACTAACAGAGAGCTGAGCTGGATAGAATTTAATTTCAGGGTGCTTTATCAGGCATTCGACAAGAATAATCCTCTTCTGGAGAGGCTGAAATTCATTGCGATTACAGCATCAAATCTTGATGAGTTTATTATGGTTCGCGTGGGCGGGCTTATGTATATGCGGAAAAAGGGCAAACGCAGAAAAGACCCCTCAGGCATGACACCTTACGCCCAGCTCAAAGCGATTAACAAGCGGGTTAATCAAATGTACAGAGAGCAGTACACCCATTACAGCAAAACCCTTGAGCCTGCTCTTGCGGAAAAGGGCTTTAATCGCAAAAGATACAATGAACTCAGTCCTGAACAGAAAAGCTTCCTGAGTGATTATGTTTCCAGAGAGCTCGCCCCAGTGCTTACTCCTTCTGCTGTAGAGCTGGGAGCTGTTAAGCCCTTAATCCATAACCTCGAGCTGCATATTTTAGCCCGCATACAGGGAGACAAAAAGGACAGGGACAAATATGCTGTGATGCCGCTGGGGTTTGAAACCAAACGCTTTATTATCCTTCCTTCAGAGGCGGGCAGATGCGAGTTTATCCTCCTCGAGGATGCTGTAAAAGCGCATATCTCAAATTGGTTTGAGGGATGCAGAGTTCTAGAATGCTGCTCTTTCCGACCAACGAGAAACGCTGATATCGAGCTGCAGGAGGACGAAGCCCCGGACCTGCTTACGGGCATGGAGGAAGTGCTTGAAGAGAGAAAAAGCAGCGACTGCATCAGGCTCGAAATAGAAAGCGGTATGTCCGAGAAGGGGGGTGAATTTCTGCGAGAGCTGCTCGAATGCGGTAAGAGATGGACTTTCCGTCTGGACGGGCCTCTAAACCTTAAGGCGTTTATGGATATGACTTCAATCGAGGGTTTCGAATCGCTCAAAAACGAGCCTTGGCAGCCCCAGCCATCAGACCAGATAGACCCGTCGGCAGGAATATTCGAACAGATACAGAAAAAAGACATACTTCTGTATCATCCGTACGAATCTTTCGATCCTGTAATCCGCTTTGTTGAAGAGGCTGCCGGCGATCCTTCAGTTCTTTCAATAAAGCTCGTGATATACAGAACAAGCTCAAAAAGCCCGATGGTAGCTGCGCTTAAAAGGGCAGCGGAAAACGGCAAATATGTTACTGCGCTTCTCGAGCTGAAGGCGAGATTCGATGAACGCTCGAATATTGAATGGGCGAGGATGCTCGAGAACTCCGGAGTGCAGGTGATTTACGGGGTGAAGGGGCTGAAAACGCATTCTAAGGTTTGCGTTGTGGTTCGAAGGGAGGAAGCTGGCGTAGTTCGATACGTTCATTACGGCACAGGCAACTACAACGACAAAACAGCAAAGCTGTATAGCGATATAAGCTATATGACCTGCAATGAAGCCCTAGGCTTTGATGCCACAGCCTTTTTCAACTCAGTGAGCGGCTATTCCCAGCCCCAGAATCTGAGAAGGCTCTATATGTCTCCAATTACTCTCAGAAAAAAAATCACTCAAATGATAGAGGCCGAAACAGAGCGGGCTAAAAACAGCCAGAAGGCTGAGATTACAGCAAAGATGAACTCTCTGGTTGATAAAAATCTCATTGAAAAGCTCTACGCAGCCTCTCAGGCGGGCGTGGAAATTAAACTTAATGTTCGAGGCATTTGCTGCCTCAAGCCAGGGGTGGAAGGGCTAAGCGAGAATATCACAGTTACCAGTATCGTTGACAGATTTCTCGAGCACGCAAGGATTTACTGCTTCTACCATGGAGGAAACGAGAATATTTTCATCTCAAGCGCAGACTGGATGACAAGGAATCTCGATAAGCGCGTGGAACTGCTTGTCCCGATAGACTCGGCAAACTGCAAAAAGCGTTTGAAAAGCTTCCTTAATACTCATCTTGCCGATAACGTAAGCAGCTGGACTCTCCTGCCGGACGGAAGCTATAAGAAAAACAGGCCTAAAAAAGGCGAAAAACGCATCAGGAGTCAGGAGCAGCTTTATCTTCAGGCCTGCCGACGGACAGAGAGGAAAAGGGGTAAAGTGGTTGACCAGCTAACTCCTCATATGGGCGAAAATTACTAA
- a CDS encoding IS4 family transposase, whose translation MKTTKHNFTVLNQICNLIPSFLVTKLAKKHGIDKQARSFSPWSHIVSMLHLHLAHSLSLNDVADTLRNHCGVLTTIRKASPPSRNGLSHANRTRDPAMAEDLFWQVLSHIKSKFPSFGYGHRYSGLPRRFKRAIFAVDSTTIQLVANCIDWAKHRRRKAAAKCHMQLNLQTFLPNFAIVKEASTHDSTEAYNLCSNLKDGEIAVFDKAYVDFEHLYELDNRGVFWVTRAKENMRYNVICNNTSSKGNIIADYIIELETPKSKEAYPQQLRLVVADVEIDGKIRTMSFITNNTVWAPSSICDLYKSRWGIEVFFKQIKQTLQLSDFLGHSQNAILWQVWMALLAYILIRFISYIGEWKGSFSRLFTLLRGVLFSRLDAFSVMEACGTARGSPRMISSPQRAYLPGFEP comes from the coding sequence ATGAAAACAACTAAACATAATTTTACCGTATTAAACCAAATTTGCAACCTGATTCCGTCGTTTTTGGTAACAAAATTAGCCAAAAAACACGGAATTGACAAGCAGGCTCGTTCATTTTCACCATGGTCGCATATTGTATCGATGCTGCATCTGCATCTTGCTCATAGTCTTTCACTTAATGATGTTGCCGATACTTTGCGAAATCACTGTGGGGTATTGACAACCATTCGTAAAGCCTCGCCGCCAAGCAGAAACGGACTTTCTCATGCTAATAGAACTCGCGACCCTGCCATGGCAGAAGATTTATTCTGGCAAGTGCTGTCCCATATCAAAAGCAAGTTTCCAAGTTTCGGATACGGTCATAGATATTCTGGACTGCCAAGACGATTCAAAAGAGCCATTTTCGCAGTTGATTCTACCACCATTCAACTGGTGGCTAATTGTATTGACTGGGCAAAGCATAGAAGGCGTAAGGCAGCGGCTAAGTGTCATATGCAATTGAATTTGCAGACCTTCCTTCCTAATTTTGCCATAGTAAAAGAGGCTTCAACACACGATTCAACCGAAGCCTACAATCTATGCTCCAACCTTAAAGATGGCGAGATTGCCGTCTTTGACAAGGCTTATGTGGATTTTGAGCACCTCTATGAGCTTGATAATAGAGGCGTTTTCTGGGTTACAAGAGCCAAAGAGAATATGAGATATAATGTAATCTGCAATAACACGTCGTCTAAGGGCAATATCATCGCAGATTATATAATTGAGCTTGAAACGCCCAAGAGCAAAGAAGCGTACCCGCAGCAATTGCGCCTTGTCGTAGCCGATGTAGAGATAGACGGTAAGATAAGAACGATGTCTTTTATAACCAACAATACCGTTTGGGCGCCAAGCAGTATCTGTGATTTATATAAATCTCGCTGGGGTATCGAGGTGTTTTTTAAGCAAATCAAGCAGACATTGCAGTTATCAGACTTTCTCGGTCATAGTCAAAACGCCATTTTATGGCAGGTATGGATGGCGCTATTGGCTTATATTCTGATACGGTTTATAAGTTATATCGGAGAATGGAAAGGTAGTTTTAGCCGTTTGTTCACATTACTTCGGGGCGTATTATTCAGCCGACTTGATGCATTTAGCGTAATGGAAGCCTGTGGGACAGCACGCGGCTCACCCCGTATGATAAGCAGCCCGCAAAGGGCTTATTTGCCCGGTTTTGAGCCTTGA
- a CDS encoding sialidase family protein, producing the protein MKKTALLLIYSAVSAAVLAVPGTAVHHKKAESGVYVGSPGIAVLENGDYVAKCDNFGPKANPNTLVFRSENQGKTWQKISEAPCYWANIFLHSGSLYMMGTSRPHGDAVILRSDDGGESWTTPEDEKSGLILTGGKYHTAPVPIIYSHGRIWRGFEDAMGIGGWGDHFRAFMLSAPNGSDLLDASNWRVSNRIGADKDWLGGNFHGWLEGNAVAGPDNEIYNILRVDTDDRRLGRAAITECGWNGRKLTFNPESGFINMPGGGKKFTIRYDRETDSYWTISNAVLPANTHKSKNNERVRNAAALLKSENLRDWQMRCVLLYHKDDKKHGFQYIDWLIEDEDILAVSRTAFEDAYSGADNQHNANYLTFHRFEDFRELEMEDSADGARPGEYAWDGKDWQKWPNLPAPEKPAKPPRKTLKNITNIDVPSGEALWITTYVKVPADWQGRKVWIFAGKIDDVDDTYINGLKVGSIGRGQQAWDIRRVYSVPEGALLSAKWNKVSIRIANNEGAGGLEEIPSLYTIDQEIKLTGKWQCSDVDDTANAASHYYSDIKAEAEKYMQNIVAERVPADISY; encoded by the coding sequence ATGAAAAAAACAGCATTGTTATTGATATACTCTGCTGTATCCGCAGCAGTCTTGGCAGTTCCCGGCACAGCAGTGCACCATAAGAAGGCCGAGTCCGGCGTTTATGTAGGCTCGCCAGGGATAGCTGTCCTTGAAAACGGCGATTATGTGGCTAAATGCGATAATTTCGGCCCGAAGGCGAACCCGAATACTCTGGTTTTTCGCTCAGAAAATCAGGGCAAAACATGGCAGAAGATATCAGAGGCGCCTTGCTATTGGGCGAATATCTTTCTCCACAGCGGCTCGCTCTATATGATGGGCACAAGCCGGCCTCACGGGGATGCAGTTATCCTCCGTTCAGATGACGGAGGCGAAAGCTGGACTACTCCCGAAGACGAAAAATCCGGCCTGATCCTCACCGGCGGCAAGTATCATACTGCCCCTGTGCCTATAATATATTCTCACGGCCGGATCTGGCGCGGTTTTGAGGACGCTATGGGAATCGGCGGCTGGGGCGACCATTTCAGGGCGTTTATGCTCTCGGCTCCAAACGGCTCTGACCTGCTCGATGCCTCAAATTGGAGAGTGAGCAATCGTATCGGAGCTGATAAGGACTGGCTTGGGGGAAATTTTCACGGCTGGCTGGAAGGCAATGCAGTAGCCGGGCCGGATAACGAAATCTACAACATCCTCCGCGTGGATACCGACGACCGCAGGCTCGGCAGGGCCGCAATAACCGAATGCGGCTGGAACGGCAGAAAACTCACCTTCAACCCCGAAAGCGGATTTATAAATATGCCGGGAGGCGGGAAGAAATTCACCATCCGCTACGACAGAGAAACCGACAGCTACTGGACCATTTCAAATGCTGTCCTTCCTGCCAACACCCATAAATCAAAGAACAATGAGAGGGTGCGAAATGCAGCTGCTCTGCTAAAGTCTGAAAATTTAAGAGATTGGCAGATGAGGTGCGTTCTGCTGTATCACAAAGACGATAAAAAGCACGGTTTCCAGTATATAGACTGGCTGATTGAGGATGAGGATATTCTTGCTGTTTCAAGGACGGCCTTCGAGGATGCCTACAGCGGAGCGGACAATCAGCATAATGCAAATTATCTCACTTTCCACAGATTCGAGGATTTCAGAGAGCTTGAAATGGAAGATTCTGCTGATGGTGCGCGCCCGGGAGAATATGCTTGGGACGGAAAAGACTGGCAGAAATGGCCTAATCTGCCAGCTCCGGAAAAGCCGGCCAAGCCGCCGCGGAAAACCCTGAAAAACATAACAAATATCGATGTGCCCTCAGGAGAGGCGCTCTGGATAACAACCTATGTTAAAGTGCCGGCAGACTGGCAGGGCAGGAAGGTTTGGATTTTCGCAGGAAAAATTGATGATGTCGATGATACTTACATCAACGGGCTGAAGGTGGGCAGCATCGGACGAGGACAGCAGGCTTGGGACATCAGAAGGGTTTATTCCGTGCCCGAAGGTGCTCTGCTTTCAGCTAAATGGAATAAGGTAAGCATCAGAATCGCAAATAACGAAGGTGCAGGCGGGCTCGAAGAAATCCCGTCTCTGTACACTATAGACCAAGAGATTAAGCTTACAGGCAAATGGCAGTGTTCAGATGTTGATGATACAGCAAATGCCGCAAGCCATTATTACAGCGATATAAAAGCTGAGGCAGAGAAATATATGCAAAACATCGTGGCCGAGAGAGTACCCGCTGATATAAGCTATTAG